A genomic region of Dreissena polymorpha isolate Duluth1 chromosome 4, UMN_Dpol_1.0, whole genome shotgun sequence contains the following coding sequences:
- the LOC127879886 gene encoding homer protein homolog 2-like isoform X3, translating to MKQPPELHPQLEKHAQDVIAMEQPIFSVRAHVFQIDPETKKNWLPSSKSAVPVSYYYDSARNTYRIISVEGSKAIINSTITPNMAFTKTSQKFGQWSDPRANTVYGLGFGTEADLAKFVEKFKEVKDLTRQQMSQGQSPPTVNGQTDDSLTSSATPTPRETPPNRGIFHTRSSSLTSMKDANQQPPSAEQKENVNLRERRNSFNNPGNNANGNTSPENQLKYENDRLKLALAQSSSNAKKWEVELQTLKNNNARLTAALQESTSNVEEWKKQLAAYKDETGRLKKKVSDLEQSGGNSEQVSALELELSEANDRVETLQRDNKYKDQEVDRLQQRLAEMQTRETANGNLQGKLKGLEEENRSLHQKVHDLQQLLQDYRSSQDQEKAEVVQMQDQLGSKLTELYEFHEQIMATLRKESQS from the exons ATGAAGCAACCTCCAGAACTGCATCCTCAACTTGAAAAACATGCGCAGGACGTGATAGCTAT GGAGCAGCCAATATTCTCTGTGCGCGCCCATGTGTTCCAGATCGACCCCGAGACAAAGAAGAACTGGCTGCCGTCCAGCAAGTCTGCTGTTCCTGTCTCGTACTACTATGACAGCGCTCGCAACACGTACCGGATCATCAGTGTCGAGGGTTCGAAG GCAATCATTAACAGCACCATTACGCCCAACATGGCGTTCACAAAGACCTCTCAGAAGTTTGGCCAGTGGTCAGATCCGCGGGCTAACACGGTGTACGGTCTGGGGTTTGGAACTGAGGCAGACCTCGCAAAG TTTGTTGAAAAGTTCAAGGAAGTGAAAGACCTGACCAGACAACAAATGTCCCAAGGCCAGTCCCCACCCACGgtgaacggacagacagacgacagcCTGACATCATCAGCCACGCCCACTCCCCGTGAGACCCCGCCAAATCGAGGCATCTTTCACACGCGCAGCTCTAGTCTTACATCTATGAAAGACGCGAAT CAACAACCACCGTCAGCAGAACAAAAAGAGAATGTGAATCTCCGGGAACGACGTAACTCCTTCAACAATCCGGGCAACAATGCTAACGGCAACACCTCGCCAGAAAACCAGCTCAAGTACGAAAATGATCGACTGAAGCTGGCCTTAGCCCAAAG TTCTTCCAATGCAAAGAAATGGGAGGTTGAGCTACAAACCCTGAAAAACAACAATGCACGGTTAACGGCAGCGTTGCAAGAATCCACCTCCAATGTTGAAGAGTGGAAGAAACAGCTGGCGGCATACAAGGATGAAACAGGCAGACTCAAGAAAAAG GTTTCGGATCTGGAGCAGTCTGGTGGGAATTCTGAGCAAGTGTCAGCATTGGAGCTCGAACTTTCGGAAGCCAACGATAGGGTGGAGACCCTGCAGCGCGACAACAAATACAAGGATCAG GAAGTAGATCGGCTTCAACAGCGTCTTGCCGAAATGCAGACAAGGGAAACAGCCAATGGGAATTTGCAAGGCAAATTAAAG GGCCTAGAAGAGGAGAACCGGTCTTTACACCAGAAGGTACACGATCTGCAGCAGCTACTGCAAGACTACAGGTCATCTCAAGACCAGGAGAAGGCCGAGGTTGTACAAATGCAAGACCAGCTAGGCAGCAAACTTACAGAACTTTACGAGTTTCATGAACAAATCATGGCCACATTGCGCAAAGAGTCCCAGTCCTAG
- the LOC127879886 gene encoding homer protein homolog 2-like isoform X1, whose protein sequence is MKQPPELHPQLEKHAQDVIAMEQPIFSVRAHVFQIDPETKKNWLPSSKSAVPVSYYYDSARNTYRIISVEGSKAIINSTITPNMAFTKTSQKFGQWSDPRANTVYGLGFGTEADLAKFVEKFKEVKDLTRQQMSQGQSPPTVNGQTDDSLTSSATPTPRETPPNRGIFHTRSSSLTSMKDANQQPPSAEQKENVNLRERRNSFNNPGNNANGNTSPENQLKYENDRLKLALAQSSSNAKKWEVELQTLKNNNARLTAALQESTSNVEEWKKQLAAYKDETGRLKKKVSDLEQSGGNSEQVSALELELSEANDRVETLQRDNKYKDQEVDRLQQRLAEMQTRETANGNLQGKLKVGSLFRTSSKSRLIKGLEEENRSLHQKVHDLQQLLQDYRSSQDQEKAEVVQMQDQLGSKLTELYEFHEQIMATLRKESQS, encoded by the exons ATGAAGCAACCTCCAGAACTGCATCCTCAACTTGAAAAACATGCGCAGGACGTGATAGCTAT GGAGCAGCCAATATTCTCTGTGCGCGCCCATGTGTTCCAGATCGACCCCGAGACAAAGAAGAACTGGCTGCCGTCCAGCAAGTCTGCTGTTCCTGTCTCGTACTACTATGACAGCGCTCGCAACACGTACCGGATCATCAGTGTCGAGGGTTCGAAG GCAATCATTAACAGCACCATTACGCCCAACATGGCGTTCACAAAGACCTCTCAGAAGTTTGGCCAGTGGTCAGATCCGCGGGCTAACACGGTGTACGGTCTGGGGTTTGGAACTGAGGCAGACCTCGCAAAG TTTGTTGAAAAGTTCAAGGAAGTGAAAGACCTGACCAGACAACAAATGTCCCAAGGCCAGTCCCCACCCACGgtgaacggacagacagacgacagcCTGACATCATCAGCCACGCCCACTCCCCGTGAGACCCCGCCAAATCGAGGCATCTTTCACACGCGCAGCTCTAGTCTTACATCTATGAAAGACGCGAAT CAACAACCACCGTCAGCAGAACAAAAAGAGAATGTGAATCTCCGGGAACGACGTAACTCCTTCAACAATCCGGGCAACAATGCTAACGGCAACACCTCGCCAGAAAACCAGCTCAAGTACGAAAATGATCGACTGAAGCTGGCCTTAGCCCAAAG TTCTTCCAATGCAAAGAAATGGGAGGTTGAGCTACAAACCCTGAAAAACAACAATGCACGGTTAACGGCAGCGTTGCAAGAATCCACCTCCAATGTTGAAGAGTGGAAGAAACAGCTGGCGGCATACAAGGATGAAACAGGCAGACTCAAGAAAAAG GTTTCGGATCTGGAGCAGTCTGGTGGGAATTCTGAGCAAGTGTCAGCATTGGAGCTCGAACTTTCGGAAGCCAACGATAGGGTGGAGACCCTGCAGCGCGACAACAAATACAAGGATCAG GAAGTAGATCGGCTTCAACAGCGTCTTGCCGAAATGCAGACAAGGGAAACAGCCAATGGGAATTTGCAAGGCAAATTAAAGGTTGGATCTCTATTTCGCACCTCTTCAAAATCCAGACTGATCAAA GGCCTAGAAGAGGAGAACCGGTCTTTACACCAGAAGGTACACGATCTGCAGCAGCTACTGCAAGACTACAGGTCATCTCAAGACCAGGAGAAGGCCGAGGTTGTACAAATGCAAGACCAGCTAGGCAGCAAACTTACAGAACTTTACGAGTTTCATGAACAAATCATGGCCACATTGCGCAAAGAGTCCCAGTCCTAG
- the LOC127879886 gene encoding homer protein homolog 2-like isoform X2 codes for MKQPPELHPQLEKHAQDVIAMEQPIFSVRAHVFQIDPETKKNWLPSSKSAVPVSYYYDSARNTYRIISVEGSKAIINSTITPNMAFTKTSQKFGQWSDPRANTVYGLGFGTEADLAKFVEKFKEVKDLTRQQMSQGQSPPTVNGQTDDSLTSSATPTPRETPPNRGIFHTRSSSLTSMKDANQQPPSAEQKENVNLRERRNSFNNPGNNANGNTSPENQLKYENDRLKLALAQSSSNAKKWEVELQTLKNNNARLTAALQESTSNVEEWKKQLAAYKDETGRLKKKVSDLEQSGGNSEQVSALELELSEANDRVETLQRDNKYKDQEVDRLQQRLAEMQTRETANGNLQGKLKVDQVKGLEEENRSLHQKVHDLQQLLQDYRSSQDQEKAEVVQMQDQLGSKLTELYEFHEQIMATLRKESQS; via the exons ATGAAGCAACCTCCAGAACTGCATCCTCAACTTGAAAAACATGCGCAGGACGTGATAGCTAT GGAGCAGCCAATATTCTCTGTGCGCGCCCATGTGTTCCAGATCGACCCCGAGACAAAGAAGAACTGGCTGCCGTCCAGCAAGTCTGCTGTTCCTGTCTCGTACTACTATGACAGCGCTCGCAACACGTACCGGATCATCAGTGTCGAGGGTTCGAAG GCAATCATTAACAGCACCATTACGCCCAACATGGCGTTCACAAAGACCTCTCAGAAGTTTGGCCAGTGGTCAGATCCGCGGGCTAACACGGTGTACGGTCTGGGGTTTGGAACTGAGGCAGACCTCGCAAAG TTTGTTGAAAAGTTCAAGGAAGTGAAAGACCTGACCAGACAACAAATGTCCCAAGGCCAGTCCCCACCCACGgtgaacggacagacagacgacagcCTGACATCATCAGCCACGCCCACTCCCCGTGAGACCCCGCCAAATCGAGGCATCTTTCACACGCGCAGCTCTAGTCTTACATCTATGAAAGACGCGAAT CAACAACCACCGTCAGCAGAACAAAAAGAGAATGTGAATCTCCGGGAACGACGTAACTCCTTCAACAATCCGGGCAACAATGCTAACGGCAACACCTCGCCAGAAAACCAGCTCAAGTACGAAAATGATCGACTGAAGCTGGCCTTAGCCCAAAG TTCTTCCAATGCAAAGAAATGGGAGGTTGAGCTACAAACCCTGAAAAACAACAATGCACGGTTAACGGCAGCGTTGCAAGAATCCACCTCCAATGTTGAAGAGTGGAAGAAACAGCTGGCGGCATACAAGGATGAAACAGGCAGACTCAAGAAAAAG GTTTCGGATCTGGAGCAGTCTGGTGGGAATTCTGAGCAAGTGTCAGCATTGGAGCTCGAACTTTCGGAAGCCAACGATAGGGTGGAGACCCTGCAGCGCGACAACAAATACAAGGATCAG GAAGTAGATCGGCTTCAACAGCGTCTTGCCGAAATGCAGACAAGGGAAACAGCCAATGGGAATTTGCAAGGCAAATTAAAG GTTGATCAGGTGAAA GGCCTAGAAGAGGAGAACCGGTCTTTACACCAGAAGGTACACGATCTGCAGCAGCTACTGCAAGACTACAGGTCATCTCAAGACCAGGAGAAGGCCGAGGTTGTACAAATGCAAGACCAGCTAGGCAGCAAACTTACAGAACTTTACGAGTTTCATGAACAAATCATGGCCACATTGCGCAAAGAGTCCCAGTCCTAG
- the LOC127879886 gene encoding homer protein homolog 2-like isoform X4 has product MDAEDGEQPIFSVRAHVFQIDPETKKNWLPSSKSAVPVSYYYDSARNTYRIISVEGSKAIINSTITPNMAFTKTSQKFGQWSDPRANTVYGLGFGTEADLAKFVEKFKEVKDLTRQQMSQGQSPPTVNGQTDDSLTSSATPTPRETPPNRGIFHTRSSSLTSMKDANQQPPSAEQKENVNLRERRNSFNNPGNNANGNTSPENQLKYENDRLKLALAQSSSNAKKWEVELQTLKNNNARLTAALQESTSNVEEWKKQLAAYKDETGRLKKKVSDLEQSGGNSEQVSALELELSEANDRVETLQRDNKYKDQEVDRLQQRLAEMQTRETANGNLQGKLKVGSLFRTSSKSRLIKGLEEENRSLHQKVHDLQQLLQDYRSSQDQEKAEVVQMQDQLGSKLTELYEFHEQIMATLRKESQS; this is encoded by the exons GGAGCAGCCAATATTCTCTGTGCGCGCCCATGTGTTCCAGATCGACCCCGAGACAAAGAAGAACTGGCTGCCGTCCAGCAAGTCTGCTGTTCCTGTCTCGTACTACTATGACAGCGCTCGCAACACGTACCGGATCATCAGTGTCGAGGGTTCGAAG GCAATCATTAACAGCACCATTACGCCCAACATGGCGTTCACAAAGACCTCTCAGAAGTTTGGCCAGTGGTCAGATCCGCGGGCTAACACGGTGTACGGTCTGGGGTTTGGAACTGAGGCAGACCTCGCAAAG TTTGTTGAAAAGTTCAAGGAAGTGAAAGACCTGACCAGACAACAAATGTCCCAAGGCCAGTCCCCACCCACGgtgaacggacagacagacgacagcCTGACATCATCAGCCACGCCCACTCCCCGTGAGACCCCGCCAAATCGAGGCATCTTTCACACGCGCAGCTCTAGTCTTACATCTATGAAAGACGCGAAT CAACAACCACCGTCAGCAGAACAAAAAGAGAATGTGAATCTCCGGGAACGACGTAACTCCTTCAACAATCCGGGCAACAATGCTAACGGCAACACCTCGCCAGAAAACCAGCTCAAGTACGAAAATGATCGACTGAAGCTGGCCTTAGCCCAAAG TTCTTCCAATGCAAAGAAATGGGAGGTTGAGCTACAAACCCTGAAAAACAACAATGCACGGTTAACGGCAGCGTTGCAAGAATCCACCTCCAATGTTGAAGAGTGGAAGAAACAGCTGGCGGCATACAAGGATGAAACAGGCAGACTCAAGAAAAAG GTTTCGGATCTGGAGCAGTCTGGTGGGAATTCTGAGCAAGTGTCAGCATTGGAGCTCGAACTTTCGGAAGCCAACGATAGGGTGGAGACCCTGCAGCGCGACAACAAATACAAGGATCAG GAAGTAGATCGGCTTCAACAGCGTCTTGCCGAAATGCAGACAAGGGAAACAGCCAATGGGAATTTGCAAGGCAAATTAAAGGTTGGATCTCTATTTCGCACCTCTTCAAAATCCAGACTGATCAAA GGCCTAGAAGAGGAGAACCGGTCTTTACACCAGAAGGTACACGATCTGCAGCAGCTACTGCAAGACTACAGGTCATCTCAAGACCAGGAGAAGGCCGAGGTTGTACAAATGCAAGACCAGCTAGGCAGCAAACTTACAGAACTTTACGAGTTTCATGAACAAATCATGGCCACATTGCGCAAAGAGTCCCAGTCCTAG